In the Daphnia pulicaria isolate SC F1-1A chromosome 2, SC_F0-13Bv2, whole genome shotgun sequence genome, one interval contains:
- the LOC124326136 gene encoding uncharacterized protein LOC124326136: MRLEDDELVFYDYQWVVKNNVISEDKQYVSPFFGLDISPHVNEAASFRFGLRLRTSVESRVVKVVVLLYVHYLDTLGIGVTDVECLINNNDSLKLSQSFRDAKTLIFESKELFLATDNGVLVQESFIMVYRIYPSNSMYGYTMDGQPILDYGFEQCDTNFGEEMWSAAQKRELTDCEFVVNQTVFPFHRAVLAARCPALADWRHLHHPSIPVVDAHEAVFEAFLYFLYTGQISLPVDTDMYREFVDLFIKYVRRIPDEIGNAIPWLNESSSDVSTVNISQNQGTVSFIRRGISLEYSYECKFKLFEKPAIQTARFNGKGNFNVDFKKLKANSDDAQCEISICNTSPVNGLNLIDVSYYRQGVKCHLSEFKEERFRGILSVPKVPRDVKNVLDPSAGDGNFLKISNSDQYSLLTELEIYLAEEEGECWGYRLRDHLLTAHLWSAYTTQEWTDVHLCMSRNVFLAHRAVLCARSPVFASIIKASSSSENKKVDVEDVEPVLFEDFLFFLYTGSVRNSENLADLWPLASKYNVKTLEKISQFA; the protein is encoded by the exons atgCGTTTAGAAGATGACGAACTCGTGTTTTACGACTACCAGTGGGTCGTGAAAAACAACGTGATTTCAGAAGATAAGCAATACGTTTCGCCATTTTTCGGCCTAGACATTTCACCCCACGTGAACGAAGCTGCTTCGTTTCGATTCGGTCTGCGTTTGAGAACGAGTGTCGAGTCACGTGTCGTCAAAGTTGTCGTTTTATTATACGTCCATTATCTAGATACTTTGGGCATCGGTGTGACCGACGTCGAGTGTTTGATCAACAATAATGACTCGTTGAAATTGAGCCAATCATTTCGAGATGCCAAAACTTTGATTTTCGAAAGTAAAGAACTATTTCTGGCCACAGATAATGGCGTCCTGGTTCAAGAGTCGTTCATCATGGTGTACCGAATATACCCGAGCAATTCCATGTACGGCTACACGATGGATGGCCAACCAATTTTAGATTACGGATTCGAGCAGTGTGATACCAATTTCGGCGAAGAAATGTGGTCAGCTGCTCAGAAACGAGAGTTGACGGATTGTGAATTTGTCGTCAATCAAACGGTTTTCCCTTTCCATCGTGCCGTTTTGGCAGCCCGATGCCCAGCTTTGGCAGATTGGCGTCATCTCCATCATCCCAGCATTCCGGTCGTTGACGCTCACGAGGCCGTTTTCGAAGCTTTCCTCTATTTCCTATACACTGGCCAGATCTCGTTGCCGGTGGACACGGATATGTACCGGGAATTTGTTGACCTTTTCATCAAATACGTCAGGAGAATTCCAGATGAGATTGGCAATGCCATTCCTTGGCTAAACGAGTCGTCATCCGACGTATCTACAGTCAACATCAG TCAAAACCAGGGGACGGTGTCGTTCATCCGCCGTGGCATCAGCTTAGAGTACAGCTACGAATGCAAGTTCAAATTGTTTGAGAAACCTGCCATCCAGACGGCCCGTTTCAACGGCAAAGGCAATTTCAACGTGGACTTCAAGAAACTGAAAGCCAACAGCGACGACGCCCAGTGTGAAATTTCCATCTGCAACACGAGTCCAGTCAACGGACTCAATCTGATTGACGTGTCCTACTATCGACAGGGAGTCAAGTGTCACCTGTCTGAATTCAAAGAGGAAAGATTCCGTGGCATCTTGAGCGTTCCCAAGGTTCCCAGGGACGTCAAGAACGTCCTGGACCCTTCAGCCGGTGACGGCAACTTCCTCAAAATCTCCAACAGCGACCAGTACTCGCTGCTGACGGAATTGGAAATTTACCTGGCCGAGGAGGAAGGCGAGTGTTGGGGCTACCGTTTGCGGGATCACCTGCTCACTGCCCACCTGTGGTCGGCGTACACGACCCAAGAATGGACCGACGTCCATCTCTGCATGTCCAGGAACGTTTTTCTGGCTCACCGGGCCGTCCTGTGCGCCCGCAGTCCCGTTTTTGCCTCCATCATCAAGGCCAGCAGCTCAAGCGAGAATAAGAAGGTCGACGTTGAAGATGTGGAGCCCGTCCTGTTTGAagactttctcttcttcctctaCACGGGCAGCGTGCGGAATTCGGAGAATCTGGCCGATCTCTGGCCGCTGGCTAGCAAGTACAACGTCAAAACGCTGGAAAAGATTTCACAGTTTGCTTAA
- the LOC124326110 gene encoding uncharacterized protein LOC124326110, translating into MNRLLIALINVFLTSSLLRVSCTLAPFHRHASVHHPGLDGTNNPTTTTETSSSAATVTSAHRVGGPSITTTAATATTTRDAVARFTTVSPPDYCRGQSDNYAAVEPGSKCRRYFRCGPNGGKSIYLCPGKLVFNGQRCVHPGEYQCHPNNNNSTIIESVVPSSLPAPSPLASPVETKNEAANNGPKNCDGRVDGYYQDGESGCRSYFYCAGGMKAVYVCPGKSLFDGQRCVEPDVYTCPYSSPDCQLGGGATVSNGYQADLNSGCRNYYFCSGDGHKLITLTCSDGRLFDGKKCVDPDQYRCPSSDLMTTTERPKVTAGSVYLDSYYSYPSAGSARKPSGSASHPQTYFVSSRNNAATTTGRPANSSAKDYCEKNYGFFVVQGTGCRNYYICIGGSRSDLQCSGDTVFNGQVCVDPAQYTCPESSHKSDCQGKSDGVYPDRQSGCRNYYLCLGQVQTDLSCPAGQLFDGRRCADSRRVTCSDPVATEGRTHSVQSPCAGRTNGLYLDHNYPGCRGYLYCRSGRPYGPAGRCTRSERFSGQHSRCLPKHEVECRLPTDDNEDDEEDYMMAEASAMLVTVIADDFVTTTTTTAAPTSN; encoded by the exons ATGAATCGTCTGCTGATTGCCTTAATTAATG TTTTCTTGACGTCGTCCTTGCTGAGGGTCTCGTGCACCTTGGCACCGTTCCATCGACATGCCAGCGTCCACCATCCGGGTTTAGACGGCACCAATAAccccacgacgacgacggagacGAGCAGTTCGGCTGCTACTGTCACATCCGCCCATCGGGTCGGCGGCCCATCCATCACGACGACCGCAGCGACAGCGACAACAACGCGAGATGCTGTCGCACGATTCACGACGGTCAGCCCGCCAGATTACTGCCGGGGACAGAGCGACAATTACGCGGCCGTCGAGCCGGGCTCCAAGTGCCGCCGTTACTTTCGATGCGGACCCAATGGCGGAAAGTCCATTTACCTGTGTCCGGGTAAACTGGTTTTCAATGGCCAGCGGTGCGTCCACCCGGGCGAGTATCAGTGTcatcccaacaacaacaactcgacAATCATCGAATCGGTTGTGCCATCTTCTTTGCCCGCACCGTCACCACTGGCCAGTCCAGTCGAAACTAAAAATGAg GCGGCGAACAACGGACCGAAAAATTGCGATGGAAGGGTGGACGGATATTACCAAGACGGTGAATCCGGATGCCGGAGTTACTTTTACTGCGCCGGCGGAATGAAGGCCGTTTACGTCTGCCCAGGCAAGTCGCTGTTTGACGGGCAGCGATGCGTCGAACCGGACGTCTACACTTGCCCGTACAGTTCTCCCGACTGCCAACTGGGAGGAGGAGCTACCGTCAGCAATGGCTACCAGGCCGACTTGAATTCCGGCTGCCGGAATTACTACTTTTGCAGCGGGGACGGCCACAAACTCATCACGTTGACTTGCTCAGACGGGCGGTTGTTTGACGGCAAGAAATGCGTCGATCCGGATCAGTACCGATGCCCATCGTCCGActtgatgacgacgaccgaacgGCCAAAAGTCACCGCTGGATCCGTCTATTTGGATTCGTATTACTCTTACCCTTCAGCTGGATCCGCCCGGAAGCCTTCCGGCTCAGCTTCCCATCCGCAAACTTATTTCGTCAGCAGCCGGAACaacgcagcaacaacaaccggcCGTCCGGCGAATTCTTCCGCCAAAGATTACTGCGAAAAGAATTACGGATTCTTCGTTGTCCAGGGAACCGGATGCCGGAATTATTACATCTGCATAGGCGGATCGAGATCTGATCTTCAGTGTTCAGGCGACACGGTATTCAACGGCCAGGTCTGCGTCGATCCAGCCCAGTACACTTGTCCGGAATCCAGCCACAAATCGGATTGCCAAGGCAAATCGGACGGAGTCTACCCGGATAGGCAATCGGGATGCCGGAATTACTACCTCTGTTTGGGCCAAGTCCAAACCGATTTGAGTTGCCCGGCTGGCCAGCTGTTTGACGGTCGCAGATGCGCCGATAGCCGCCGAGTGACTTGCAGCGATCCGGTGGCGACCGAAGGTCGAACCCATTCGGTCCAGAGTCCATGCGCTGGAAGAACAAACGGCCTGTACCTCGACCACAATTACCCTGGATGCCGGGGCTATCTTTACTGCCGATCGGGCCGTCCCTACGGTCCAGCTGGACGCTGCACACGCAGCGAACGATTCAGCGGCCAGCACAGCCGCTGTCTGCCCAAACACGAAGTCGAGTGCCGATTACCAACGGACGACAACGAAGATGACGAGGAGGACTACATGATGGCGGAAGCATCCGCAATGTTGGTCACGGTCATAGCCGACGATTTTGTcacgaccaccaccaccacagcagCACCGACCAGCaactaa
- the LOC124326144 gene encoding uncharacterized protein LOC124326144, with product MPQGKRVASLFHLCINYISVNMDKWSLVNTPNDTNINSDLSGGLFNQLSAGILHALMCTVINRKERSVHHHFEMLVTQQLKELHPSCWGLNKTEMAHLIHLASIRCSELQCICFHSNSDNFEDYLHLLPKFEKLTTLNFCQSQVGDPFLKAVGTCCPNLRALDVSGCISVTDVGIESLCVSYDDEGRERARPPCEFLQKLFFHKSGVTKQGIQMALKKLPALKICSGATAQLISEIRQTDAPDKTYALIALSVTPDSTLYKNGNLAEALSISPFITKVEIFVKVAIDPNLRQLYDSTAGFTDVELLSLTALKNLSILIIAAQTHRLGTAPISFGGGVEPVLKVIGKSIQTLGLCGISGVNVELIAKHCDSLRSLNLRWERIRRAHSNAPEETHGARKRLQMQNRIIFRELEKLHLSGPVPSEYLRFLLSSPSLEVVHISDCSTVTDDLLEKVTECHDFVHLKYLVLTKCIKVSGLGVEYFMQDSNPIFHLDLKGCSVSSNDIDILKQKAIDKHWQLRVVSDSDVIHE from the exons ATGCCCCAAGGAAAGAGGGTAGCTTCTCTGTTCCACTTGTGCATCAACTATATCTCTGTTAACATGGATAAATGGAGCCTGGTCAACACTCCTAATGATACAAACATCAATTCTGATCTGTCTGGTGGGCTCTTCAATCAACTGT CTGCGGGGATTTTGCATGCACTCATGTGTACTGTAATCAACAGAAAGGAAAGGAGTGTGCAtcatcattttgaaatgttagtAACTCAACAATTAAAAGAGTTGCATCCTAGTTGTTGGGGCTTGAACAAAACTGAAATGGCTCATCTTATACATCTTGCTTCGATCAGATGCTCT GAACTACAATGCATTTGCTTTCATTCAAATTCTGACAACTTTGAAGACTATCTTCATTTACTTCCCAAATTTGAGAAACTAACTACTTTGAACTTTTGCCAATCTCAAGTTGGAGACCCATTCTTAAAAGCTGTAGGAACTTGCTGTCCCAATTTGAg GGCATTGGATGTTTCGGGGTGCATTTCAGTAACCGATGTCGGAATTGAAAGCTTGTGTGTCAGCTATGACGACGAGGGAAGAGAAAGAGCTCGCCCACCTTGTGAGTTCcttcaaaaattattctttcacAAAAGCGGTGTTACCAAGCAAGGAATTCAAATGGCTCTGAAGAAGTTACCGGCTCTCAAGATTTGCAGTGGCGCCACAGCCCAACTTATATCTGAAATTCGTCAAACGGATGCGCCGGACAAAACGTACGCCCTGATCGCATTATCTGTCACCCCCGACTCTACGCTCTACAAAAATGGAAACCTCGCAGAAGCCTTGTCCATCAGTCCTTTCATTACCAAGGTGGAAATCTTCGTGAAGGTGGCAATTGATCCAAACTTGCGACAACTGTACGATTCAACTGCTGGATTTACTGACGTGGAATTGCTGAGCTTAACCGCTCTCAAAAATCTGTCCATCCTCATCATCGCCGCTCAAACCCACCGTCTCGGAACGGCACCAATCTCATTTGGCGGTGGCGTGGAACCCGTTCTGAAAGTAATTGGCAAGTCGATCCAAACTCTCGGTCTTTGTGGAATCAGTGGCGTAAATGTTGAACTCATTGCCAAGCACTGCGACAGTTTACGCTCCTTGAACCTTCGATGGGAGCGCATACGAAGGGCCCATTCCAACGCGCCAGAAGAAACACACGGAGCACGCAAACGACTGCAAATGCAAAATCGAATCATATTTcgggaattggaaaaattgcaTTTGTCAGGACCCGTTCCTTCTGAATATTTGCGTTTTCTACTGTCTTCACCTTCACTCGAGGTTGTTCACATTTCTGATTGTTCCACGGTTACAGATGATCTCCTGGAAAAGGTTACCGAATGTCATGATTTTGTGCATTTAAAGTATTTGGTACTAACGAAGTGCATTAAGGTGTCTGGACTTGGAGTTGAATATTTTATGCAAGACAGCAATCCCATTTTTCACCTGGACTTGAAGGGTTGCTCAGTGTCTTCGAATGATATCGATATTTTGAAACAGAAAGCCATTGATAAACATTGGCAGCTGAGAGTCGTTTCTGATTCTGACGTAATTCACGAGTGA
- the LOC124326235 gene encoding uncharacterized protein LOC124326235 isoform X1: protein MASSDENVSDSDEDMISCHICLLRFNTENRKPKFLDCHHYFCLSCIKSFSKPKCATCPTCRTSTDLTARKIERLTTNNIALRLVAISEDRARERQEHETVEKEIMDQQLWCSECNMSATNECHKKEHAILSYFDIYNSHSSLLKSVISETNAVCDRALEHHQKIYSTHLEMFAKVRWLESQIIVRVESSKASISHLESLKAKDNFKEVPEEEDMVNTVNQMNQLIVQITERSDLAKAAELEACELLKTYGSNSSTFLISLLETEQCLPEGFGLGSNTNNNGVDKCEELDYPKTKFGPSKDENNMVEDEVVKSQDYIKHASCSRMEPGPNIELPSKNHVGMTSLNPTTMMPPYLMPPPHMLPPPTIMRPLCTIPPPHMMKHPPPLYVGRYGLPPTFQGNGFVGMPMLHSRNNYHQ, encoded by the exons ATGGCGTCAAGTGATGAAAACGTGTCGGATTCAGATGAAGACATGATCTCGTGTCACATTTGTTTGCTGAGATTCAATACAGAGAATAGGAAGCCAAAATTTCTTGACT GTCATCATTACTTCTGTCTCAGTTGCATCAAG AGCTTctcaaaaccaaaatgtgcaaCTTGCCCTACTTGCCGAACATCTACAGACTTGACAGCACGCAAGATTGAACGATTAACTACGAATAACATCGCATTACGTTTAGTCGCGATATCAGAAGATCGAGCCCGTGAACGCCAAGAACATGAAACggtcgaaaaagaaataat GGATCAGCAACTGTGGTGCTCTGAATGCAACATGTCTGCAACCAACGAATGCCATAAAAAGGAACATGCAATTCTGAGTTACTTTGATATCTACAACTCCCATTCTTCGCTTCTGAAATCTGTCATCAGTGAAACCAATGCAGTCTGTGATCGAGCCCTTGAGCATCACCAGAAGATCTATTCCACTCACCTAGAGATGTTTGCTAAAGTCAGATGGCTTGAATCTCAAATTATTGTGAGGGTTGAATCTAGCAAAGCTTCAATTTCTCATTTGGAATCTCTTAAAGCAAAAGATAATTTTAAGGAAGTccctgaagaagaagacatggTCAACACTGTTAATCAAATGAATCAGCTTATAGTTCA AATCACTGAAAGATCTGATTTGGCCAAAGCCGCTGAATTAGAAGCATGTGAACTTCTCAAAACGTACGGCTCTAACAGCTCCACTTTCCTTATTTCATTGCTGGAAACTGAACAATGTCTCCCCGAAGGATTCGGTTTGGGATCAAATACCAACAACAATGGTGTGGACAAATGTGAGGAGTTGGACTATCCCAAGACGAAATTCGGCCCGAGCAAGGATGAGAATAATATGGTAGAGGATGAAGTTGTGAAATCACAAGACTACATAAAACATG CATCTTGTTCGAGAATGGAGCCCGGACCTAACATTGAACTTCCATCTAAAAACCATGTTGGAATGACATCCTTGAATCCGACAACCATGATGCCGCCTTATCTGATGCCACCTCCGCACATGTTGCCACCGCCAACAATAATGCGTCCTCTATGCACGATCCCTCCTCCGCATATGATGAAACATCCACCTCCACTATATGTTGGCCGCTATGGACTACCCCCTACGTTCCAAGGTAACGGATTTGTTGGTATGCCCATGTTGCATTCCAGGAATAATTACCATCAATAA
- the LOC124326235 gene encoding RING finger protein nhl-1-like isoform X2 — MASSDENVSDSDEDMISCHICLLRFNTENRKPKFLDCHHYFCLSCIKSFSKPKCATCPTCRTSTDLTARKIERLTTNNIALRLVAISEDRARERQEHETVEKEIMDQQLWCSECNMSATNECHKKEHAILSYFDIYNSHSSLLKSVISETNAVCDRALEHHQKIYSTHLEMFAKVRWLESQIIVRVESSKASISHLESLKAKDNFKEVPEEEDMVNTVNQMNQLIVQITERSDLAKAAELEACELLKTYGSNSSTFLISLLETEQCLPEGFGLGSNTNNNGVDKCEELDYPKTKFGPSKDENNMVEDEVVKSQDYIKHGSILFENGART, encoded by the exons ATGGCGTCAAGTGATGAAAACGTGTCGGATTCAGATGAAGACATGATCTCGTGTCACATTTGTTTGCTGAGATTCAATACAGAGAATAGGAAGCCAAAATTTCTTGACT GTCATCATTACTTCTGTCTCAGTTGCATCAAG AGCTTctcaaaaccaaaatgtgcaaCTTGCCCTACTTGCCGAACATCTACAGACTTGACAGCACGCAAGATTGAACGATTAACTACGAATAACATCGCATTACGTTTAGTCGCGATATCAGAAGATCGAGCCCGTGAACGCCAAGAACATGAAACggtcgaaaaagaaataat GGATCAGCAACTGTGGTGCTCTGAATGCAACATGTCTGCAACCAACGAATGCCATAAAAAGGAACATGCAATTCTGAGTTACTTTGATATCTACAACTCCCATTCTTCGCTTCTGAAATCTGTCATCAGTGAAACCAATGCAGTCTGTGATCGAGCCCTTGAGCATCACCAGAAGATCTATTCCACTCACCTAGAGATGTTTGCTAAAGTCAGATGGCTTGAATCTCAAATTATTGTGAGGGTTGAATCTAGCAAAGCTTCAATTTCTCATTTGGAATCTCTTAAAGCAAAAGATAATTTTAAGGAAGTccctgaagaagaagacatggTCAACACTGTTAATCAAATGAATCAGCTTATAGTTCA AATCACTGAAAGATCTGATTTGGCCAAAGCCGCTGAATTAGAAGCATGTGAACTTCTCAAAACGTACGGCTCTAACAGCTCCACTTTCCTTATTTCATTGCTGGAAACTGAACAATGTCTCCCCGAAGGATTCGGTTTGGGATCAAATACCAACAACAATGGTGTGGACAAATGTGAGGAGTTGGACTATCCCAAGACGAAATTCGGCCCGAGCAAGGATGAGAATAATATGGTAGAGGATGAAGTTGTGAAATCACAAGACTACATAAAACATG GTAGCATCTTGTTCGAGAATGGAGCCCGGACCTAA
- the LOC124326425 gene encoding general transcription factor IIE subunit 2-like produces the protein MDPALLREREAFKKRAIATPVVENRKKKEVVVDEVKKKPRPPPKASAATSKIDATNYKHMTGSSQYKFSVLAKIVKHLKTLHQDGADYALSLEDILDQTNQLDMGMKIRHWLKTEALGSNPKIETTQDGRYQFKPPYKVRDRKGLLKLLRQTDLKGYGGILLEDIQESLPNHEKVLKLLDKEIVYITRPVDKKKILFYNDKTALMPIDDEFQKLWRSVPVDGIDDIKIEEYLTHQGIRSMQDTSQKVLPSKLKRKAAPKKRTFKKPRDNEHLKEILEEYE, from the exons ATGGATCCCGCATTGCTGCGTGAACGCGAGGCGTTCAAGAAGAGAGCTATTGCCACGCCGGT AGTTGagaataggaaaaagaaagaagttgtTGTGGATGAAGTCAAGAAGAAACCGAGACCACCTCCAAAAGCATCTGCTGCCACCTCTAAAATCGATGCTACAAA CTATAAACACATGACAGGAAGCTCACAGTATAAGTTTAgtgttttggccaaaattgtCAAACATTTGAAGACTTTGCATCAAGATGGGGCTGATTATGCCTTATCTTTAGaagatattcttgatcaaacaAACCAGCTGGATATGGGGATGAAAATACGACAt TGGCTTAAGACCGAAGCTTTGGGAAGCAATCCCAAAATAGAAACAACCCAGGATGGAAGGTATCAGTTTAAACCTCCTTACAAAGTGAGGGATCGCAAAGGTCTTCTGAAGTTGCTGAGGCAAACCGATCTGAAAGGCTATGGTGGTATTTTGCTAGAGGACATACAGGAATCCTTGCCCAACCACGAAAAAGTTTTGAAG TTACTGGATAAAGAAATCGTTTACATCACCCGCCCCGTggataagaagaaaattttgttcTATAACGACAAAACTGCATTGATGCCCATCGAcgatgaatttcaaaaactttggCGTTCAGTCCCAGTGGACGGAATAGACGACATCAAAATTGAGGAGTATTTGACGCATCAAGGAATTCGTTCGATGCAGGACACTAGCCAGAAAGTTCTCCCGTCCAAACTGAAACGGAAGGCAGCTCCCAAGAAACGGACTTTCAAGAAACCCAGGGATAACGAGCATCTCAAAGAAATTTTGGAAGAATATGAGTGA